Within the Gracilinema caldarium DSM 7334 genome, the region CATATCGGACATTCTTTCCATAGGTGAAACAATTTCAGTTACACGAACTCCGAAGTTTTCATCGATAACGACAACTTCGCCTTTGGCAATAAGTTTGTGGTTCACCAGTATATCTACCGGTTCACCGGCCAATTTATCCAATTCAATGATGGTACCTTCTCCCATCCCCAGGATTTCTTTAATCAGTTTTTTTGTTCTACCCAGCTCTACGGTCATTTCCATGTACACATCCATGATAAGACCGATATTTCCCTGTTCAGCAGATGAGGCTTGAGGAACCAGACTGGGAAATTGAACAGGCTGCACATTTGTGGCAGAAGCACCCATACCATATCCGCCAAAGGCTTGCGGTGACTGACCCATCGGAGGGAATCCTGCCATTCCACCCATAGGAGAACCCCCCATAACTCCACCAAAGGGCATACCACCCATTGCGGCTCCACCCATGGCCATGCCACCCATCGACTGTGGAGCTTGCGTACCCGGCATACTCATTTGGCCCATAGCAGGTCCCGCACCAAAACCACCCATGGCAGAGTTCCCTATACCAGCCATAGGTTGAGTCCCGGTGGACTTACCAACAGCACCACCACTTAATGCTGCAGCTATATCCTGTACTACTGAAGCACCATAGACTTCCCATATCGGAAGATTTGTGCCATCACCAAGACTCAGTTGATAGGTTACCCGTGCAAAATCGCCATTTGGAAGAGCAACCACCGCTTTAGGTACATAGGTGGCTTCGGGGGATACGGATGCAATCGACTTATTACCCGTTTTTTCCGTTAGGGTAGTAATTTGTGTTCCTGTTAATTGTGAAATGATCTCGCTGATTACCGATAAGGCCATATCATCCAGTTCGATATTATCTTCTTTGTTCATCAAACTGGCAATTTTCTTAGCACCTTCTTCAGAAAGCACAAAAAGATGTTCCCCAGGGAAACCGGAGCTGAAATCGGCTTTTATCGCTACAACCATATCAGGGACTTTCTGCAGAAAGGATTCCCGGTTTACTCCATCAACCTGGGTAAGCTGCATGGTGACAGTGGTCCCTGTCATCATAGAAAGGTTAGAGGATTGGGTTTGCACCGTAGCGACCAGGTACTCCTGTAACAGAGCTTTACTCTGCTCACTGATACCACCACCAGAACCTGGGGTAGGCATACCAAGACTTGAGGAATCTACTCCGGCCAAGAGAGCATCTATTTCATCCTGGGAAAGGGCGCCATCGCTCATAGGTTTTCATCTCCTTCTGATGCAAGTTCTTCGAACTCTTCCTGTTCAAGCTCAGCAAGTTTTTTGACAATCTGAACTGCCATTTTTTTGCCTATAACACCTGGACGGCAGAGGAATTTCTTTTTATTTCCTACATTGAGTGTCATTGGATCCCCTACCCTCACATTATATAATCGGATCACATCACCGACTCGTAAAGAAAGAACATCCCGTACGGGGATTTGTATTTTTCCTATCTCAGCAACCACATTAATATCTACTGTAGAAAGCTTTTCTTTTAATACATTAAGATTTTCCGTTGTTGTTCCCCGTCGTACCGACGAATACCAGTATTGTGCAGACAGTTTCCCAATAATTGGCTCTATCGTCAGATAGGGGATACAGAAGTTCATCATCCCTTCCACTTCACCAACCTTAGTTTCCAGAGTAACCAGCACCACCATTTCTGTTGGGGGAACTATCTGAGCAAACTGTGGATTGGTGTCTATCTGACCAAGCCGCGGCCGAAGGTCAATGACGGTTGCCCAGGCTTCACGCATATTACCGAGGATGCGTACGATAATTCCTTCCATTACTGACTGTTCAATATCAGTCAGTTCATGTTGAGCCTTAGTTCCTTCACCGGTTCCACCAAAAAGACGGTCGATGATTGAAAAGGTAACAGCGGGATCAATTTCCAGTATGGCATTGCCCTTCAGGGGATCCATATTGATGATTGCCAAGGTGGTAGGGGTTGGAATAGAACGGATAAATTCTTCATAGGTTAGCTGATCTACCGAAGCAACATGAACATGGACCATGCTCCGTAAATTCGCTGAAAGGGATGTGGTGGTAAGACGAGCAAAGGTTTCATGCATAATAGAAACCGTTCGAATCTGTTCCTTGGAGAATTTATCAGGCCGCTTGAAATCGTAGATTTTTATTTTACGAGTATCTGTCGCGGGTTTAAAATCCTCCGGCTCTGTTTCCCCTGCGTTGATTGCGGTAAGAAGCTGATCAATTTCTT harbors:
- the fliM gene encoding flagellar motor switch protein FliM, with product MTEVLSQEEIDQLLTAINAGETEPEDFKPATDTRKIKIYDFKRPDKFSKEQIRTVSIMHETFARLTTTSLSANLRSMVHVHVASVDQLTYEEFIRSIPTPTTLAIINMDPLKGNAILEIDPAVTFSIIDRLFGGTGEGTKAQHELTDIEQSVMEGIIVRILGNMREAWATVIDLRPRLGQIDTNPQFAQIVPPTEMVVLVTLETKVGEVEGMMNFCIPYLTIEPIIGKLSAQYWYSSVRRGTTTENLNVLKEKLSTVDINVVAEIGKIQIPVRDVLSLRVGDVIRLYNVRVGDPMTLNVGNKKKFLCRPGVIGKKMAVQIVKKLAELEQEEFEELASEGDENL
- the fliN gene encoding flagellar motor switch protein FliN, producing MSDGALSQDEIDALLAGVDSSSLGMPTPGSGGGISEQSKALLQEYLVATVQTQSSNLSMMTGTTVTMQLTQVDGVNRESFLQKVPDMVVAIKADFSSGFPGEHLFVLSEEGAKKIASLMNKEDNIELDDMALSVISEIISQLTGTQITTLTEKTGNKSIASVSPEATYVPKAVVALPNGDFARVTYQLSLGDGTNLPIWEVYGASVVQDIAAALSGGAVGKSTGTQPMAGIGNSAMGGFGAGPAMGQMSMPGTQAPQSMGGMAMGGAAMGGMPFGGVMGGSPMGGMAGFPPMGQSPQAFGGYGMGASATNVQPVQFPSLVPQASSAEQGNIGLIMDVYMEMTVELGRTKKLIKEILGMGEGTIIELDKLAGEPVDILVNHKLIAKGEVVVIDENFGVRVTEIVSPMERMSDMG